In one Lolium rigidum isolate FL_2022 chromosome 3, APGP_CSIRO_Lrig_0.1, whole genome shotgun sequence genomic region, the following are encoded:
- the LOC124696672 gene encoding F-box protein At4g09920-like: protein MPAGADRIGALPDEILHHLLSFLPAEEAVRTCVLARRWRHVWKFTTGLRIVESEDFPRSIQDVREFVDYLLILRGHEPLNTFEVELSDLSQDDAPYLNLWARFALLCKVRELTLCLYHTDFLCARLDGLPIVSRNLTTLNLRGVGLQGGFLDFSRCPALEDLRMRHCQIDVDKISSLSLKRLSIIFCRSALDHRVTVSAPRLVSFTLDSFAGRTPLLEIMPMLESAVVELGRACTDFCHNYRSRGFCAANSAARCANCLAYNDESSNTVLLGAIYNAEHLQLISPLGMMIFARDLKSCPTFNKLKTLLLNGYWCVGPDFDALTCILKHSPLLVKLTLQLVSEEEVHKVEMKGSYSSTAKPTGISEHLKLISVKYNVVDDRVLQLLKFMCTFNIRFSFE from the exons ATGCCGGCCGGCGCCGACCGCATCGGCGCCCTTCCGGACGAGATTCTCCACCATCTCCTCTCTTTCCTGCCGGCGGAGGAGGCCGTCCGTACGTGCGTGCTCGCACGCCGCTGGCGCCACGTATGGAAGTTCACCACAGGCCTGCGCATCGTCGAGTCCGAGGACTTCCCGAGATCTATTCAGGATGTCCGGGAATTCGTCGACTATCTGCTCATCCTGCGTGGCCATGAGCCCCTAAACACTTTCGAGGTCGAGCTCTCCGACCTCTCCCAGGACGACGCGCCCTACCTGAACCTATGGGCCCGTTTCGCTCTCCTCTGCAAAGTTCGTGAGCTCACCCTTTGTCTGTATCACACCGATTTCCTCTGCGCCAGGCTAGACGGCCTGCCCATCGTCTCTCGGAATCTCACGACACTAAACCTTCGGGGTGTAGGCCTCCAAGGGGGCTTTCTTGATTTTTCTCGCTGCCCGGCGTTGGAGGATCTCAGGATGCGCCACTGCCAGATTGATGTCGACAAGATATCGTCCCTCTCGCTGAAACGCCTGAGCATCATCTTTTGCCGCTCCGCTCTGGATCACCGGGTCACCGTTTCTGCTCCGCGCCTCGTCTCCTTTACGCTAGACAGCTTCGCGGGTAGAACCCCGCTGCTTGAAATCATGCCCATGTTAGAGTCCGCGGTCGTGGAACTTGGGCGTGCATGCACCGATTTCTGTCATAACTACAGAAGCCGGGGTTTCTGTGCTGCTAACAGTGCTGCTAGATGTGCGAATTGCCTTGCTTACAATGATGAAAGCAGCAATACGGTGCTTCTTGGAGCTATCTACAACGCTGAACATCTACAGTTGATATCTCCATTAGGAATG ATGATTTttgcaagggatttgaaaagttgccctACATTCAACAAGCTAAAGACTTTGCTACTCAATGGCTACTGGTGCGTGGGTCCTGACTTTGATGCACTAACTTGCATTCTCAAACACTCTCCACTTCTAGTGAAGCTCACTCTTCAACTTGTTTCCGAG GAAGAAGTACATAAAGTGGAAATGAAAGGAAGCTACAGTTCAACGGCAAAACCTACTGGAATATCAGAGCACCTGAAGTTAATTTCAGTCAAGTATAATGTGGTTGATGATAGAGTTCTCCAACTTTTGAAATTCATGTGCACATTTAACATAC GATTCAGTTTTGAGTGA